The genomic DNA CGGAACAGCTTATCTCCAAGCTGCGCTCTACTTCCGGGCAAAGCGGGCCTACCGGCACTGCCAGTCCCGCCGCGGTAGTACCCGGTAATGGCGCTGGATCATCTCGCCATGTCTCCAAAGGCAGCATAGGCGGAAGAATTCACGTCCAGGGTTCATCGGCAAATGTAACTCATACTATCAATGAGGATGAAAGGACCGAGTTCACGAGACACATCAATGCCGTTCTTGCTGGCGACCCGGACGTTGGTCACTTCCTGCCGTTTGCCACCGATACGTTCGAGATGTTTGATAAATGTAAAGATGGATTGGTTCTAGCAAAACTGATCAATGATAGTGTCCCGGATACGATCGACGAGCGTGTCTTGAACAAGccaggaaagaaaatcaaggaattgaacgCATTCCACATGTCCGAAAATAACAACATAGTGATCAACTCGGCTAAAGGTATTGGTTGCTCAGTTGTTAATATAGGAAGTGGTGATATCATAGAAGTGCGCGAACATCTCATCCTTGGCCTAATCTGGCAGATCATTCGCCGGGGTCTTTTGGGCAAAATTGACATCAAGCTCCACCCTGAGCTTTATAgacttcttgaagaagatgagaccTTGGAGCAATTTTTACGTCTGCCTCCTGAACAGATATTGCTGCGTTGGTTCAACTATCATCTGAGAAACGCAAGATGGAATAGACAGTATGTTGCCATCCTGTGTTCTCTTAGGGATAATCAAGGAATGCATAGACATTTACTGATTGGCACTGTAGGGTGACAAACTTTTCAACTGATGTGAAAGATGGCGAAAATTATACTGTTCTTCTCAGCCAACTGGCACCTGATGTTTGTTCACGAGGTCCCTTGCAAACACAAGACTTGCTTCAGCGTGCTGAGCAGGTTCTAGCTAACGCCGACAAACTGGGCTGTCGAAAGTTTTTGACCCCAACCTCACTTGTTGCGGGAAATCCCAAACTTAACCTTGCGTTTGTAGCCAATTTGTTCAACACGATTCCAGGTCTCGACCCTATcactgaagaagagaagctcgAAGTCGAAGACTTCGATGCTGAGGGAGAACGTGAAGCTAGAGTATTTACGCTCTGGTTAAATTCACTGGATGTCCAACCAGCTGTTAACTCTCTCTTTGATGATCTTCGGAATGGCACTATTCTCCTCCAGGCATATGACAAAATAATTCCCGGAAGTGTTAATTGGAGGCATGTCAACAGACCACCAACATCTGGTGGTGAAATGATGCGTTTCAAAGCAGTTGAGAATACAAATTATGCCACCGAgcttggaaagaatatcggcttttctcttgttggtgTTCAGGGGGCTGATATCACCGATGGACAGCGTACCCTTACACTAGGATTAGTGTGGCAACTAATGCGAAAAGACATCACAAATACACTGTCGAGCTTGGCGCAGCGGATGGGTAAACATGAGATTACGGACTTGGAGATGATACGGTGGGCAAATGACATGTCCCGCAGAGGCGGCAGGACTTCGTCGATACGCAGTTTTAAGGATCAGTCAATCGGCTCGGGAatctttctccttgacgTGCTTAACGGCATGAAGAGTAGCTACGTGGACTATGAAATTGTAACTCCAGGCCGCAGTGACGAAGAAGCATACTCAAACGCCAAGTTGAGCATCAGTATAGCGAGAAAGCTAGGTGCAACGATCTGGTTGGTTCCTGAAGATATTTGCCAGGTCCGCTCTCGCTTAGTGACTACATTTATTGGTGAGTTTGACTTGACTGAACTTGTCTTGAGTCAATGTAAAAGCTAACCATTGTGAACAAGGCTCCCTTATGGCTACATATGAGAAGATGCAATGAGTAAGCTCATTATGAGAGTTGTATTGTGCTAGGATGGGGAGCGTGTTACCCTATTCTATTCTCGGCCATTTCCAGTTTTCTTCCTTCGGATTGATTATTGCCTGTGTATGTATGCAGCTCTATTGACCTGCTATAAATTTTCGAGCATGTTTATAGACCTAGGCCATCGTAAGGATCAAATACCGAAAGAGGCATAACCCACCTTTGCGTCAATGCTTCAAATTCAACACTTTTCCCCTTTTATCCCATTTCCtttcatatatatatgaccTGCAAATATCTTCAGCCATGAAATATACGCAATGGACGCAACCACCAGTTGATGAAGATTATAAC from Aspergillus oryzae RIB40 DNA, chromosome 7 includes the following:
- the sac6 gene encoding fimbrin (Ca2+-binding actin-bundling protein (fimbrin/plastin), EF-Hand protein superfamily) — translated: MNVLKLQRKYPQFDQGEIFSLQDAFRKLDVDDKGYLDEATVIKATQQAERQPYDIVRQALKEVELDSSRRVELEDYVDLISKLRSTSGQSGPTGTASPAAVVPGNGAGSSRHVSKGSIGGRIHVQGSSANVTHTINEDERTEFTRHINAVLAGDPDVGHFLPFATDTFEMFDKCKDGLVLAKLINDSVPDTIDERVLNKPGKKIKELNAFHMSENNNIVINSAKGIGCSVVNIGSGDIIEVREHLILGLIWQIIRRGLLGKIDIKLHPELYRLLEEDETLEQFLRLPPEQILLRWFNYHLRNARWNRQVTNFSTDVKDGENYTVLLSQLAPDVCSRGPLQTQDLLQRAEQVLANADKLGCRKFLTPTSLVAGNPKLNLAFVANLFNTIPGLDPITEEEKLEVEDFDAEGEREARVFTLWLNSLDVQPAVNSLFDDLRNGTILLQAYDKIIPGSVNWRHVNRPPTSGGEMMRFKAVENTNYATELGKNIGFSLVGVQGADITDGQRTLTLGLVWQLMRKDITNTLSSLAQRMGKHEITDLEMIRWANDMSRRGGRTSSIRSFKDQSIGSGIFLLDVLNGMKSSYVDYEIVTPGRSDEEAYSNAKLSISIARKLGATIWLVPEDICQVRSRLVTTFIGSLMATYEKMQ